aacaaacaagtttaaaaacaaaaacaaaaaacagccataTCAAATACGCAGATACACTTGCTGTTATGGCCCTTTAGGAAATAAGAGTGTGGGAAAATACCAtatatagtgtaaaaaaaacTCCCTGACACAAAGTTTGGAGCTGAGATGTTCTGGGTATGATGATGGAAAGAGAAACCTCAGAAgaggttgttatttttttttttaaatcttctgtACCTTGTAGCTGACATCAGGTCTGGCTTGATTACAGAATTATGTCATTTTCTTACACCTCAAATTATTTTTGAGGGGATTTCCTTACTCTTTTACTTAGAATGGTGAAAGTGTAGTCATACAAACGAGGTGGAGGAGGGTCAAACATTACAGTAAGAAAGTAAAGGCTCAGACGAGGACGTACCAGCTTTTGAGCCTGAAAAGAGGGAACACGATGGCCTCCAAAGTCCATTGTGGGTAAGAAGTGGTGTACAAGCTAGGGCTCTGAAGTTGTGAAATTTGGTTTCTCAACTGGTATATACGCACTGACCTGTGCAGGGAGTCAATCCGGTTTAAGTGTTGTTGAAAGTTAACTGACAAAGACGGGAGGCTCACAATTCAAAGCATTTTTATCATATATCCTATTAATCAAAAAGGATAAAGAAAGCGTGCCTGCGTATGCGTGCATGTGAGCCGTACAATTAATACTTGTTATTATGGATGGTATGGGTGGCAGCACATTGTTCATGCTAaggcaccttaaaagcttataTGTCTTCCTCTGAGCTTTCACCTTCCTGTTCTGTCTTGCCTTCCTCTACCTCATGACAGCAGTGAGTCTGACTTCCCTTCCACACTTTCAAGTAAAATCTGCTTCACCCTGCCCTCTGCTTTCTGAAGTGAGGACATATAGGTTGGAAATGGTGGTACATTTCTGAAATCCTACACATAACCACTAAGAGTTTCAAATTGAAACAATTTGAGTTTTGGCAATAGAATCATAATATCAGCAAAACAAGGTATCTGTTTCCCATCTGGACATAAAATGTGCATGCTGCAATTCCCATCCTTTTGAAAAGAAAGTCTATGTAGTCTGTTAGCTCAACCCCCACAAATGTGTTGTTAATTGAAAGCCCTAGATATCACATTGACAGTGCAGCAGGACTCATAAATCATATAAATGTCCCCAACAGAGGACAAAAATTAAATTCTGGGTTTCAGAGGATAATAAATGTGAGCATAATTTATTCTCAGAAGCCACTATAAAGTTAAGAAGACAAAGGACCACACATTGAACAACTGAGATGAAACACACTGAGTGCTGCATTGAGTTAAACTTAATATTTACAGTTAAGCTGGGATTCCTGTTTAGGACCtttcttttagaaaaaaaaacagaccttTGTGTCAAAATAGCAAAGTCAGATATAAATCCTGTAAAGACCATGATACTACATACGTACTTACATGTATGGAACGCCACATGCACATCATCACGCATCGTTTGATTGCAATggagcgccctctgctggattTGGGTTAAACGGCAGACATctaaactttttgtttttaaccttaCACGTTGTATAagtacggaagaggattagggccactggggggaaaaaaagaattctgagattaatctcagaattctgagattaaagtcagaattctgagattcttcatataaaaaaagaattctgactttaatctcagaattctgacgagattaaagtcagagttctttttttcccccagtggccctaatcctcttccgtataTAAGCATGTTTACACATTGACTTATTTCCtatttttccagaaaaaaaattaaaaacgaaGGACGGCTTGAAACTTTTTCAAAGTATTGCATGTTATAAATATTCTGACACCTGCACCAACAAACAACAGCTGCATTCGTCTTGGCCACAGACTGCGGTAAACGACTTTTGAGCAGGTCAtgttaaaaatcagtttaattaaaataacTAATATGAAACTTACATTAGTGTCTCTTTCACAATTAAAGTTAGATTGGCATCATTTTGATATTTAGCTCTCTACTTCATTCTAATTATCTGCTACACTCTTAGGTTTGTTTAAATAGCAACATCATCACTTTATGAGTGGAGTTAGGTAACTCCAGCCGGCCAACCCATCTCACAATCTCAACAGCTCCCTCTAGTTTAGCAGCTATTTATGCGAtgctttgtctgttttgtttccttcttttcaGAAGCCTGAATCAAGCCAGACGTCTAAAGGCGAGACACGGAAGTGAGTTGGGGGCCACCTTCAAAACAAACCACCTGTTTTTCCACATTAAACACGGAGGTCACAGAGAATTAGCCAGTGTCTCCACTGGAAGGTGTCTGTCTGAGCGCCGCAAAACCACAGAGCCTAGTCTTTTTCTTAAATTCTCTTTCTTTTGGATTTTCAGTCGTATCCGCTGTAGTGTAATTATtatgcagtattttattttgaaaaataaaatattgtattttcgTGTATTGTATTATTTGACTGAAGTGGCAATTTGCGAGCGAGGTGACGTGTGATGAATCAAAACAAGTCAGTGgagtaaaaattaaaatgtttataatTCCTTTATGTGCGTGACACGTTTAAAGGTAGCAGTTTGTGTGCGGGGCGTGTCTCCGATAAGCGAACTACTGTGGTGagctcagctttttttttcaccttctaAGTTACGTCTGCTCGCCGGAGCGCTTATGTTTGTGGATCTACTTTCAGCGTATTGTTCTGTAATTACAGTTTCATGGTTCTATAATTTAACTGTGTTTGGTAGCTGTAAAGAACGCTATCGCGCCTTTTTCAGTTGTACTTGACAGGCGTCGGACAGCTGCGGGAGTTCGTCTGTGCTCCCTCCAAAAACACCCGACCGGTAGTCACCCTATAAAACTGAGTGACCCGAGGTTGAAGCGGTAGGCTATGTGCGGGTCCTGTTTTTAGTAACATCGACCTACAGCGCGCAGAAAGCTGCTCAAACTCTACAGCCGAAGCTCTTTATGTGAAGTACGTACATTTATTTGCATATATCAGCCCTCCTACAATATGTATTTTAACATATGAACATTTTACTGGCAGCCATGAAAGTTACTGATAATTCTGTCTACTTTCTGTTTGCAATAACTGTGTGCGCAAACTTAGCGTTCCCTATCCTTAACTCTTGACTCTTCTGGTTTTGTAGAAGCTTTATTTTAACAACGGTAAAAAGCAAAGCTGGGAGGCAGTTTTATAgattaaaatgtgtgtgtgtgtgtgtgtgtgtgtgtgtgtgtgtgtgtgtgtgtgagtgactaAGGAGAACTGTACTTTCCGTTTGTCAGCCCCACAATTGCTACATCACAACATGTGAGTTGTTGTATGTTTGTGCATTTACTATAAGCTGGGTTTACCAACGGGAAATTTCAGGGAACTAACATGACTTTTacccagagagaaagaaagagaggaatcTATTCTGACATAGAGCTTCTGAGGCACTGCAGCATTTTTGTCTGGTCTCAGTGTTTCAACATTTTTGTCTTCACAGTTCACGAACATGGGTGATCTAGATGTGGATCTCGATGGAATATTTAAAGAGAATGACACATTTCCTGAGGAGGACTATGACTATCCAGGGGATGAGTCTTTTGTGAAAAGAGGCAGTGAGGCAGTGTGGGTCCCTGCTCTGTACTCCATAGTGTTTGTTGTTGGAATCCTGGGAAATATTATTCTCCTGACAGTTCTGGTTCAAAAGAGGAGACTGTGGAGCATATCGGACACCTTTATTCTCCACCTGAGTATCGCGGACATCCTCCTCCTGTTAATGCTGCCCTTCTGGGCTGCACAGACAAGTCAGCCTTGTGACTGGTCCTTGGGCATTTTCAGCCAGATCTTTGGAGTCGTTTTCAAGGTAAGGACTAGATGTTGTATGGATCAGATAGagactgaaaataaaagcaagacattttcagtgaagctgtgagaaagttttttttgttttgctgtactCCATCATTTTTCTGCTGAATTTAGTTTCTTGGCAGAACGTGCAGAACAGAGTCATTGTACTCAACAGGATGACAGTGACATCCACTgagtatttaacatttttaaggaAGAGAACAAGCTTAGAACAGCAGTTTAGAGTAGGACAGATGTGAAAGGGAAGAAATGAAGTGTAATTTTTATAGAAGTTAGAGGTTTGTGTCTTACACTAAAAGTTCTCCCTGTCTTCTTCTAGCTCAACTACTACTGTGGAatctttctgctgttttgcATCAGTCTTCAAAACTACCTCTCTGCCATCCATGGCATCCAGTTGTATTCCCACGAGAAGCCCTTCTTTGTTCACATCAGCTGCCTGTCAGTCTGGCTTATCTCTGTCATCCTCACCGTACCTGACTGGATTTCCCCAGGGACTAAAAAGGACtccacagaagagaaaacatgtGTTCACATCTACCCTCAATCTGGAACTGACTGGCAGTTGTGGTCACGCCTGTTCCACCACATATTTGGCTTGGTGCTACCTGCATTCATGCTGATGATCTTCTCACATATGCTATGGCGGCAGTGCAGCTCTAATGGGGCCCGAAGGCAGAGAAATGTCACCGTCATCCTGCCTCTGGTGGTCgtattctgtgtgtgttggATGCCGTAcaacttcatattttttttgGACACTGTCCAGAACAGACTTCAGAAACATCCTGATGATTTACATAAAAGCTCTGAAGGTTCACTAAAAATACTTCTTATGGGCACCTCTGCGTTAGGCTGCCTTCACGCCAGCCTGAGGCCTCTGCTGTATCTCGGCCTGTGTGGAAACTTCAGGCAACACTTACTGGCCATGCTGAGATGTAGTAAAACTGAACCAAAAGGCTCACTCTGGGATCTTGGTGTAGGCCAGAGACAGCAGCCTGATCACGGTCAGGATCAACAGCAAGAGCTGAAACAGATGACGGATGCAGAGAATCCGTTAGCTTAGTGAAGATGAACATACTCTCTTGCGACTCAAGTGTGAGATGAGCAACTTTACACTCCTGAGACGAAGTGAATTCAGTTTCATGTCATGAGTTGATGGGGTGGAGGACTTGTTTCTGCGTAACTGACAAGcagatttttatatataaaaatgactCTCACATTCCACACATGCATCATGGTGACATATGCTCACCCAAAAGGGTTAAAACGGatgtctgtattttatttttgaattatttaaaataaaggtaTTTAGTTTTTTATGATTAGTAAAACATTTGTGTTGCCAATTAACAGTTTTCAACACAGTTTTCGTAAAGCTAATATCATAATCTTTGAAATTCAGTGTAATGCAAGTTGTTACCTTTGGCAGTGTTATTGACATCGTATGTTAAACAGTCCCAAACAGTTTATAACTTTAACACCATTAAAACAATTCAGTGTTTAAGCTTTCTCTCTTGTGCTCTCTTTGACTTGTCTTGAAGCAGTAAATCCCGAGATTGCGTAATGACATGTCAGCGTGTGATTGCTTTGCAGTTAAGGGATTTTCCCTCAGGCCAGTTTACTTAACTTAAAAAATCATTGTTTCTGGGAATGTACAAATGTGacacaggaagaaaagaaaaaagtggtgATGTCATCAGTCAGGTGACAGAGCGCGGTGGAGGAGGGGTGCTGCACCCTTTTCGTAGCTTTCTATTTACAGTCATCTGAAGACGTGTCTGTGTTTAGTAGGAAGAACTGTGTGAGGCTTTGTGAACAGAGCCAGCTGACAGAAAACCAGCAGACCAGTATGTGGGAGAAGAACGCACGTTAGAGAAGATAAAAACTTATTGTGATGATAATAGTCTGTGttgtgctgcacacacacacaaaagcctgTGGTTTTATGCTTTCACACTGCTCAGCACGTCGTGACCTGCCATGCTTGCCTGGTTTCAAATCCTAACAATCTTGAGAAATGTAACTATGTTCAGAAATAAATGTACTTTCGGTACTGAGTGTTCTTCTGAAAACTCGCTGTGCAGTAATTTCACACTtgaaaatattcagtttcctCGTTTCGACGCACTCCTTCCTCTGTTTAGTGTTTTGTGACTCCAGAGAGTCTGTAAGAGCGCATGATGCAATAAAAGAAATGGTGGCTGTCGAAAGCAGCAGAAACATTCTTCGTGTTTAAGATGTGGTTTACAGTTTTCAGCTGCACCTCAAGCATTATTTCCTGCTTCAGCTTATCTGGCAACTAAGATAGAGAAAACCAGCTAATCAGGTCTTTTGTTTAATGAGTAACAAATCTGGTATGAGCAAAGAGAAAGTCTTTGTATACAACTTGATCAAATGTAAGCACATTTAGCAAAAATACTAAATGATTAACACAAATCCAGGGCTAGTTGACCCTGTTTGGCTGTGTTTGCAGACAGTGTCTTTAATCCACCTTACTCTCTGTTGCTTTACTGAAATGTTTATAGTGTAGACATCCTGACTGTGGTTGGGATGATCTTAGCACTGCTGTCATCAGCCTGCTATTGTCAGATATTTGCCTTTCACGTaattatgaaaacaaaagcagtcgTGTCATTGTCCACATGTTTTTCTGAATGTCGATCATGTGGATGTCATTTGTTTTGGAGAAGTGAGTCACATGTCATATTATATCTCATTGTTTCCATCTGTTACGTAAGATCTCTGTCACCGAGCCAGTGCGTCTACCTTTCATTTTTATGGTTTCAGTTTCCAGTTAAAAGCATGTAAGCTGTTTTTACAAAAACTGCTGGATGTGAGTTTAAAATTTTCTCTATCATTCTTACATCCATTCTTCATCTGTTTGCCAAAATCGGTCGTGAACTTAACTTCTGCTCGGTTTACACAGGCCATTATAaaaattttatatatacagaaaaaaagagggaagaaaTAGACCAAAATGTTGCGCTGTCTTCTGTCACGTCAGTCGACATGTACTGAGTAAAGACTTCATGAGCAGAAGACAAACAAGTCACACAGTGGTTTCATAACGTGATTTGaaagctgctttttttgtttagatAATGTTTAAAGCAGGTAGAAATAAGCAAATAATGCATGTAATAATGCAGCTTTTTTATCTTTGCAGGCTCCTCTCCTGCACTGAACTCTATACTGTAAACATTAAATATTGGGAGTCGTTATAATAAGTAGAGTTATGGTATGTTGTAAACAGGAAAGTTCCCTTCAGCTCAATAAGATTGTAGAGCAGCATCTATACTGACAACCAATAAACTAACCAAAACAAtaacttactcattttttttgttcttttaaaaaatgttttttacacGTTTATTTTGTCAGCAATTGTAACAGTTATTTCTCtggttttactttttatttatttagcaacaAAATTGTTATTACCACAAATATAAACTCTGGGAAATAAACTTCCTCAAAAAAGAGCCAAAAGCTTTTACTGAGGAGTAGAATTTTTGATTTAACTACCTATAAACTCACCAACAAACATGTTCACTCATTTAAgtgttcattttacatttttattttacttttgcttttaagttttgttaaaaatgtgtgttttatgtctaaAATTGCTTTTTAGAAACATGTTCTAACACACCTCAGATTTTGAATTTTCCAAACTGTTAAGTATTTTTTATACAGCTcagaaaaacagtttgtttaacataaaaacattaaaataatagaaCGTTGTATAACAGTAAGAGTAATGGTGGCCTTCATTATGGTTTTAAAATCACCAGCGATAGACAACATTTCCAAACTGCATGCATTATAGGCCACAGAAATTATGCAatcccacacacaaaaaaagctgaAGTAATTCTGGGAAGTAATTATAAACCTATGCATACATTAATTATACTTGTATAGGAGAGCCACAGAGAGTCAAGTCAGCAAAAGTAGCAGTGTCAATGCCTGTAATTTAAGCCTCACACCTCATCTTTCTTGCGGTGTGGACTGGAAAGAATCTCTCTGCATGTCTAATATATCTCTTTAAATCCACTACAGATTTgctttcttattaattaattccatatatttcaaaatgtaGTAAATATCCATATTGTTTACAGTAATTTTGTTGGTTGGTTTTAAAATGCCATTTTGAAGTAATGTAAATAAAGTGTGTGTAgtaaatttgaattttgaaagATGTGGTGCCTGAATGTTCATTGGGTTGACTTTTGCTTTGTCAACTATGTgaagtttttaaaacaaaatttcattactttaaacattttttgcgcaaattaaaaaaatatttgtctgtAAAAGTGAATTTAGCCTTTAAACCTGAGAGTAAAATCCTCATCTAATGGTGCTTTCCAGAAGTATTCCAAGAGAATATATATTCCTGGGTGTAAATCCTGATATTTTCAAAAGCAGCCTATATAAACAGGAACAAACCCAGCTTAAAACGACTGGGCCCCCGCACAACACCAGTGGGTCCTTCCTATTTAAAGAACTGCTTTCAGTCAGTCAGAATTCTCTGTAACATCAACTAAAACTTTACACTTTGTACCAGAGAAGGTGGGGTGCTGCTGCCTTCAACTGAGGACATAGCCAGACTGTGGAAGAAATACTTAGAGGAGCTCCTTAATCTGGCTGACTGTTCTTTAGAGGAAGCACGGTCAGGGGGAAGAATTCACCTATGATTTGTTTGATGACTTGAAACATTTAAGTCTGACATGAACACTGTTTCCCTGCTCAGGAGCCGACGCCGGAACTTCTCACTCACAAAAGCATACAGGATGGGATTGAGGCAGCAGTGAAAGAAGCCCAGAGAGGTGGTCACTGTCTTTGCTTTCTCCAGAGATATT
The DNA window shown above is from Astatotilapia calliptera chromosome 11, fAstCal1.2, whole genome shotgun sequence and carries:
- the LOC113032269 gene encoding C-X-C chemokine receptor type 4-like; this translates as MGDLDVDLDGIFKENDTFPEEDYDYPGDESFVKRGSEAVWVPALYSIVFVVGILGNIILLTVLVQKRRLWSISDTFILHLSIADILLLLMLPFWAAQTSQPCDWSLGIFSQIFGVVFKLNYYCGIFLLFCISLQNYLSAIHGIQLYSHEKPFFVHISCLSVWLISVILTVPDWISPGTKKDSTEEKTCVHIYPQSGTDWQLWSRLFHHIFGLVLPAFMLMIFSHMLWRQCSSNGARRQRNVTVILPLVVVFCVCWMPYNFIFFLDTVQNRLQKHPDDLHKSSEGSLKILLMGTSALGCLHASLRPLLYLGLCGNFRQHLLAMLRCSKTEPKGSLWDLGVGQRQQPDHGQDQQQELKQMTDAENPLA